The proteins below come from a single Triticum aestivum cultivar Chinese Spring chromosome 5D, IWGSC CS RefSeq v2.1, whole genome shotgun sequence genomic window:
- the LOC123122270 gene encoding cytochrome P450 78A9, which translates to MATPDDSAASWLLYLSLAAKCGGDHPGRLAGLLAVCAAAFAITCLLHWCFPGGPAWGRWWLTRRLKGSLVPGPRGLPLIGSMWLMTGLAHRKLAAEASRLGGRAKRLMAFSLGETRMVVAAHPDVAREILNSPAFADRPIKESAYGLLFHRAIGFAPHGAYWRALRRVASTHLFSPWQVTASAPQRAVIAHQMVAALVSAGAGVEVRRVLRRASLHNVMWSVFGRRYDLGTGKESYEVRELSRLVDEGYDLLGQLNWSDHLPWLARFDPQGTRARCSRLVPRVNSFVGRIIDDHRSAAPSAAVKDFTDVLLSLQGGDRLADADMTAVLWEMVFRGTDTVAVLMEWVLARLVLHPDVQARVHEELDRAVGRDRAVTESDAASLPYLHAVIKETLRVHPPGPLLSWARLATSDIHVDGFLIPAGTTAMVNMWAITHDPDVWAEPDEFRPERFVAGQPAAELSVMGSDLRLAPFGAGRRSCPGKSLAMATVAFWLATLLHELEFLPSPDPARGVHLGETLRLSCEMAAPLAVTPRPRRPAA; encoded by the exons ATGGCGACCCCCGACGACTCCGCCGCCAGCTGGCTGCTGTACCTTTCGCTGGCCGCCAAATGCGGCGGCGACCACCccggccgcctcgccggcctcctcgcggtctgcgccgccgccttcgccaTCACCTGCCTCCTGCACTGGTGCTTCCCCGGCGGCCCGGCCTGGGGCAGGTGGTGGCTCACCCGCCGCCTCAAGGGCTCCCTCGTCCCGGGGCCCAGGGGCCTGCCGCTGATCGGCAGCATGTGGCTCATGACTGGCCTCGCCCACCGCAAGCTCGCCGCCGAGGCCTCGCGCCTTGGCGGCCGCGCCAAGAGGCTGATGGCCTTCTCCCTCGGCGAGACACGGATGGTGGTTGCCGCGCACCCGGACGTGGCCAGGGAGATCCTCAACAGCCCGGCCTTCGCCGACCGCCCCATCAAGGAGTCGGCGTACGGGCTCCTGTTCCACCGCGCCATCGGCTTCGCGCCCCACGGCGCGTACTGGCGCGCGCTCCGCCGCGTCGCCTCCACGCACCTCTTCTCCCCGTGGCAGGTCACCGCGTCCGCTCCCCAGCGCGCGGTCATCGCGCACCAGATGGTGGCGGCCCTCGtcagcgccggcgccggggtcgagGTCCGGCGCGTGCTACGGCGCGCGTCGCTGCACAACGTGATGTGGTCCGTGTTCGGCCGCCGCTACGACCTGGGCACCGGCAAGGAGAGCTATGAGGTCCGCGAGCTGAGCCGCCTGGTGGACGAAGGCTACGACCTGCTGGGCCAGCTCAACTGGTCCGACCACCTCCCCTGGCTGGCCCGCTTCGACCCGCAGGGCACACGCGCCCGGTGCTCCCGTCTCGTCCCCCGCGTGAACAGCTTCGTCGGGCGCATCATCGACGACCACCGCTCCGCCGCTCCGTCAGCCGCCGTCAAGGACTTCACCGACGTCCTGCTCTCCCTCCAGGGCGGCGACAGGCTCGCCGACGCCGACATGACCGCGGTGCTCTGG GAGATGGTGTTCCGCGGGACTGACACAGTGGCGGTgctgatggagtgggtgctggCCCGGCTGGTGCTGCACCCGGACGTGCAGGCGAGGGTGCACGAGGAGCTGGACCGCGCGGTGGGGCGCGACCGTGCCGTGACCGAGTCCGATGCGGCCTCCCTCCCCTACCTCCACGCCGTCATCAAGGAGACACTCCGTGTTCACCCGCCCGGTCCGCTGCTGTCCTGGGCCCGCCTCGCCACCTCGGACATTCACGTTGACGGATTCCTCATCCCCGCTGGCACCACAGCCATGGTGAACATGTGGGCCATAACCCACGACCCCGACGTGTGGGCCGAGCCGGACGAGTTCCGCCCGGAGCGGTTCGTCGCCGGACAGCCGGCCGCCGAGCTCTCCGTCATGGGGTCGGACCTCCGCCTGGCGCCGTTCGGGGCCGGGCGGAGGAGCTGCCCCGGGAAGAGCCTGGCGATGGCGACGGTGGCGTTCTGGCTGGCGACGCTGCTGCACGAGCTGGAGTTCCTGCCGTCCCCCGACCCGGCGCGCGGCGTCCACCTGGGGGAGACCCTGAGGCTGTCGTGCGAGATGGCGGCCCCGCTGGCCGTGACGCCGAGGCCGCGACGCCCGGCGGCGTGA